The Microterricola viridarii nucleotide sequence CACGGTCGCTGTGACGAAGGGGGCGGCAGACGGACGGGGCTCATCGGTGGCCGCAGCGCTGCAGCCGACAAGCGTGAGGACAGACAGCGTGAGCAGCACAGTGAGGGCAGTACAGCCTGTTCTCGTCGTCAACATGCCGCGACTCTAGTGCATCCGTGTGGTTGACTCACGGAGCGAGAGGAGTGAATTGCCAGCAACCATCGAATGGCGTCTGGTGTCTCCTCGTGCGGTCGGGTTGTGGCGTGTCGGCAGCGGGGTGCTCGTGCTCGCGGTGCTCGCGTACGCGTTCTCCGAGCGGATCGCGGCCGGCGACGACAACCCGTTCGACTTCTTCGGCTACTTCACCAACCTCACCTGCCTGCTGACGAGCGCCGTGCTGATCGCCGTCGGGGCACGCGGTGTCACCGCACGGCGCGTCCCGAACTGTCTCATCGTCGCGCGCGGTGTCGCTCTCGCCTCCCTCATCGTCGTCGCGGTGATCTACAACGTGGTCGTGCCCGGAACTGGCTCCGCACCACCCTGGGTCAGTGCGGTGCTCCATGTGGCGTTCCCCGTTGCCGTCGCGCTGGATTGGCTGCTCGTCGGCGACCGGCCGCCGCTGCCCTGGAGGACTCTGTGGCTCGTGCTTCCGTATCCGCTGATCTGGCTCGCGGTCGTCCTGGTCCGCGGAGCCACCGATGGCTGGGTGCCGTACGGATTTCTGCTCCCTGAGCGCGGCCAGCTCGCCCTGGCGGGCACGGTCGGCGGTCTCCTCGCTGCATTGCTCGCTGCCGGCGTCCTGACCTGGAGTGTGAGCAGAGTGCCAGCGCTCCTGCCCCGCCCGGCTGCACCCGGGCGGTGAGCAAAGCCGGCCTTCAACAGGCTCCGACGCTTCACTCCGCACTCGCCGGGAGCGTCTTCATGACCTCGCGACGGATGCGGTCGGGCAGCGCGGGTCCCATGCGAGCGAGGAACTCCCGCACGGCATCCGGCGCGACGGCCCCGGCGTGCCGGAGCGCGATTCCCACCGGCTTGTTGACCAGCGGGTCAGGGTCGGCTGCGAGCATCTCCGCAATCCTCAGCAGGTCTGCGATCCCCGCGCGGTGCAGCGGGCGGGTGTAGGCCAGCGGTGCGGTCATCGCTGTGCGCCGGCGCAGCGGGTCCGCTGAGACGGCCAGGTCGAACAGCGGATCCCTCGACCGCTCGCGCAGGAACATGCCGACGACGCGCGGGGCGGCGCGGTCCACCATGTCCCAGGCATCGATCGCGTCATGCCTGTCGAGGTACAAGCGGTAGCGCGCCTCCCGCTCACCGCTGGGCAGTCGGGCAGCGCGAACCTGGAAGTCCAGGATGCAGAACGCGGCCATGCGGCTCTCATACGGATCCTCGTCGAGCAGGCGCCCCACCTCGGCCAACGGCATCCCACTGTTCCGCTTGGCGATGTCGAACACCGTGCCCATGCGCACGCCGAGCACCCCGCGGGTGCCGGTGTAGTGGCGGTTGGGGTGCGCGGCGAGGTCCGCGGCCGCAGCCAACTCGCCGATGACGCTGCCTGCCGATGACGTCATGATCCGATCACCGAGCGCTAGCCGGCCCCGCTCCCCTGCTGCCGCTCCCCCGCGGCGTCGAGCACCTCGAGGTAGTGGGGGTTGTTCATCACGCCGAGCAGGTTGCCGAACGGATCGACGACGGAGGCCGTCACGAAGCCCTCGCCGCGCACCGTCACCGGCTCGTACTCGGCGGCGCCCAAGGCCAGCAGCCGTTCAATGGTGCCGTCCAGCTCATCGACGTGCCAGTACATGACTGCGCCGTTGGGCGCACTGCGCGCGCCGTCGGTCGCGGAGTGCGCGGGGCGGTACCGGTTGTCGATGATGCCGAGCTCGTGCTGGTAGTCACCGATGCGGAACTCGGCGTAGGCCAGCTTCCCGTCGGGCCCGGATCGGGTGAAGTAGGGCTCGATGCCCAGGAACTGGGTGTACCAGTCGGCGGCCGCCTGAACATCGTCTGCCCAGAAGTTGATGGTGCTGAATCCTCGCAAGCTCATGGTTCTTCCCTTTCTGTCGATGGGTTGGATGCCGGGCGGCTCACTGCGCGATCTCGTACCGGAGCAGCACGACACCGTTCTCGAACGGGGTGGCCTCGAGTAGCGTCAGATCGTGGCGGTCATCGAAGACGCGCCGCCCCGCGCCGCGCGAGGTGGGACACACGAGCATCCGGACCTCATCGACGAGGCCGGCATCCATCAGTGATCGCATGAGGGTGAGACTCCCCCACAGCCAGAGGTCGCGGCCGGGCTGCGCCTTGAGCTCCCGGACCGTGGCGGCGGCATCGGGTGCCACCGTCGCGGCGGGAAAGGCGCCCCACGGCGCTTCCGACAGGCGGGAGGAGGCGACCACCTTGGCCAGGGAGTTGAGCTTCTCCCCGTACTCGCCCTGTTCGGCGGCGTGCGGCCAGTACCCGACCGACTGCGCGTAGGTGTTCGCGCCGAGAATCATGGTGTCGACCGAGTCGATGAAGCCCATCAGGTTCGCCTGGAACGGGCTGGTGTCGGTGTCGGAGAAGGGCTCGCCGGCGACGAAGCTGAGCCCGCCGTCCTCCTCCGCTGCGATGTTGTCGACGGTCACCCACTGTTGAACGATGAGTTTTCGCATGGCGCCACTGTAGTTCGCGGGCCCGGCGACCACTACCGGTCGGATGCGGTCAGCGACGGATCATGCGCAGCTCCCGCACACCGTGCCCGAGCTTGGAGGCACCGTCCGGAACGAAGCCATGCCTCAGATAGAACGCCTGGGCGCGCGCATTGGGGTCGGCGACCCACAGGCCCGCGCTGGTGCCCGGTGTCAGGACCGCCTCGAGGAGCGCCGGTCCGGCGCCCGCGCCGTGCACGGCTGCGCAGGTATAGAGGACGTAGAGGTCCGCGGACCAGTCCGCGTCCGCGTCGCGAGGCGGCCCCGCCATCGCGACGCCGATGACCTCCCCGCCGCGTTCCGCGACGGCCGCCCGGTTGCCCGCGTGGGCCGGGTCGGTGAGCGCGGCGCGCCAGAACAGCTCGCGGCGTGCGACGGCGCCCGGATCATCCAGCACGGAATCGTCCATCAGCCCGCGGTAGGTCTCGCGCCACGACTCCACGTGCAGGCGTGCGATCTGCGCGATGTCGCGCTCGTGCGCCGGCCTGACCGTGATCACCGTGTCCATGGCCCGATGGTAGCGACTCGAGCGCTGGCTCGAAGCTCCGGGGAGGGTCAGAATGGGGGCATGCTCGTCTTCGCCATCGTCCTCATCACCGCCGCCCTGGTGTTCTACACGATCGGGGTCTGGGCCGAGCACCGCCAGCGCGTACTGAAGCCCTGGCACGCCGTCTTCTTCGGCATCGGCCTGTTCTTCGACGCCAGCGGGACGTTCGCGATGAGCCGGCTGGCCGATTCCGGCACCTCGGCGACCGGCCTCGCCGGCGGGCTGAACACGGTGATGATCGTCACCGGCGCCATCGCCATCGCCCTGATGGCCATCCACCTGGTCTGGGCGATCATCGTGCTGGCGCGCAACCGCGAGTCCGAGCGCACGCAGTTCCACAAGTTCTCGCTGATCGTCTGGGCAATCTGGCTGATTCCCTACTTCGCCGGTGCCATCGGCGCCAGCATCAGCTGAGCGCGGGCGGCTCCCACAGCTCGATCGCGAGCCCTTCGGGGTCGTGGATGCGGGCGAAGCGGCCGTATTCGGACGCTTCCCAGTCCGGCCGACGCTCGATCGGGATGCCGGCCGCCTCGAGCGCGGCGAGCAGCGCGTCCAACTCTGTGACGCGCAGGTTCAGCATGAATGCCTGATCCGCCGCGAAGTAGTCGCTGTCTGCGGGGAAGGGCGCGAAGACGGTCATGCCGGCCTGCTGCTGCCAGAGGCCGTCGCCGCCGGCCTCGATCCCGAGGTGCTCGCGATACCAGGCCGCACGGGCCTCCGGGTCGCGGCTGCGGAAGAAGAGTCCGCCGATGCCCGTGACGCCCATGCCTATCCCCCGCCCTTCTCGGCCGCCGCGCGGCGCCGGTACGTGTTGACCAGTATGCCGGTGGGCAGCGCCCGCGACTCCGTGAGGGTGAGTTGGGTGAGCGGGAAGCCCTCGGAGAACAGCCGTTTCCCGGTGCCCAGCACGAGCGGGTAGACGACCAGCCGGTACTCGTCGATGAGGTCGTGGGCCGCCAGCGTCTTGATCAGGTCGCCGCTGCCCCAGACGCGGATTTCGCCGCCCGGCTGCGCCCGCAGGGCCGCCACCGCGGCCGGCACGTCGGGGCCGAGCAGGTGCGAGTTCTTCCAGTCGAGCGTGGTGAGCGTGTTCGACGCCACATATTTCGGGACACGGTTGTACCGCCTGGTCAGCTCCCCCGTCAGCCCGTCGGCGTTCTCGTCCCACACGCCCCAGGCGCCGGCGAAGATCTCGTAGGTCTTCCGGCCGAGCAGCAGCGCCTCTGTCTTGCTCTCCCACTCCCCCACGAACTCGTTGTCCTCATCCGGGTGGTAGCGGTCCTGCCAGCCGCCGTGCTCGAAGCCGGACTCGGCGTCCTCGTCCCGGCCGCCGGGCGCCTGGACAACGCCATCGAGGGTGACGAAAGCCTGCACGACGATCTCACTCATGAGTGTTCCCCCTCCGTGACGATCACCGCGGCGATGGCGCTGACCTCGATGAGCGCCCCGGGCACGCCGAGCCCGGCCACCCGCGCCGCCGTGACGAGGGGCGGCGCCCCCGCTGTGGCCAGCTTGGGCGCGATGGCCCCGTAGGCCGCGCCGAGATCGGCATCCGAGGCGATGAGGACGGTCCACTGCACGACGTCGGCGAGCGTCGCCCCGGCCGCCTCGAGGGCGATGCCCGCGTTGTCGACGGCCCGGATCGACTGTTCGGCGACATCCGCCGACACGATCGCCCCGCTGGCGTCGATGCCGTTCTGGCCGCCGACGTAGATCGTGGTCGCGCCGGGTGGCACGATGGCGACATGGCTGAATGCCGGGCTCATCACGAGACCGGCCGGTTGCACTCGAGTGATCTCCATGGCGGCCATGATTCCACCCGCGTGGCGCGAACGCCAGCGCTGCCGTCGAGCCCCGAATACTGCTTAAATCGACTGAGCGCACCACGAGGGAGACAGCATGAGCACGGAATCCGCGGCCCACCCGGCAGACAGCCACGACCTGATCCGGGTGCGGGGTGCACGCGTGAACAACCTGAGAGACGTCAGCATCGACATTCCGAAGCGCCGGTTGAGCGTGTTCACCGGTGTCTCCGGCTCGGGCAAGAGTTCCCTCGTGTTCGGCACCATCGCCGCCGAGTCGCAGCGGATGATCAACGAGACGTACAGCGCCTTCGTGCAGGGCTTCATGCCGGCGCTGGCCCGCCCCGACGTCGACGTGCTGGAGGGGCTGACCACCGCGATCCTCGTCGACCAGGAGCGGATGGGCGCCAACTCGCGCTCCACCGTTGGCACCGCCACCGACGTCAACGCCATGCTGCGGATCCTGTTCAGCCGGCTCGGACAGCCGCACATCGGCTCGCCGCAGGCCTTCTCCTTCAACGTCGCCTCCGCCACCGGCGCCGGCGCCATCACCGTCGACCGCGGCACCGCCGCGACGAAGGAGCGCCGCGACTTCACCATCACCGGCGGCATGTGCC carries:
- a CDS encoding HsmA family protein, translated to MLVFAIVLITAALVFYTIGVWAEHRQRVLKPWHAVFFGIGLFFDASGTFAMSRLADSGTSATGLAGGLNTVMIVTGAIAIALMAIHLVWAIIVLARNRESERTQFHKFSLIVWAIWLIPYFAGAIGASIS
- a CDS encoding VOC family protein; protein product: MGVTGIGGLFFRSRDPEARAAWYREHLGIEAGGDGLWQQQAGMTVFAPFPADSDYFAADQAFMLNLRVTELDALLAALEAAGIPIERRPDWEASEYGRFARIHDPEGLAIELWEPPALS
- a CDS encoding RidA family protein; this encodes MEITRVQPAGLVMSPAFSHVAIVPPGATTIYVGGQNGIDASGAIVSADVAEQSIRAVDNAGIALEAAGATLADVVQWTVLIASDADLGAAYGAIAPKLATAGAPPLVTAARVAGLGVPGALIEVSAIAAVIVTEGEHS
- a CDS encoding VOC family protein; its protein translation is MSLRGFSTINFWADDVQAAADWYTQFLGIEPYFTRSGPDGKLAYAEFRIGDYQHELGIIDNRYRPAHSATDGARSAPNGAVMYWHVDELDGTIERLLALGAAEYEPVTVRGEGFVTASVVDPFGNLLGVMNNPHYLEVLDAAGERQQGSGAG
- a CDS encoding dihydrofolate reductase family protein: MRKLIVQQWVTVDNIAAEEDGGLSFVAGEPFSDTDTSPFQANLMGFIDSVDTMILGANTYAQSVGYWPHAAEQGEYGEKLNSLAKVVASSRLSEAPWGAFPAATVAPDAAATVRELKAQPGRDLWLWGSLTLMRSLMDAGLVDEVRMLVCPTSRGAGRRVFDDRHDLTLLEATPFENGVVLLRYEIAQ
- a CDS encoding GNAT family N-acetyltransferase produces the protein MDTVITVRPAHERDIAQIARLHVESWRETYRGLMDDSVLDDPGAVARRELFWRAALTDPAHAGNRAAVAERGGEVIGVAMAGPPRDADADWSADLYVLYTCAAVHGAGAGPALLEAVLTPGTSAGLWVADPNARAQAFYLRHGFVPDGASKLGHGVRELRMIRR
- a CDS encoding Pr6Pr family membrane protein, whose amino-acid sequence is MSPRAVGLWRVGSGVLVLAVLAYAFSERIAAGDDNPFDFFGYFTNLTCLLTSAVLIAVGARGVTARRVPNCLIVARGVALASLIVVAVIYNVVVPGTGSAPPWVSAVLHVAFPVAVALDWLLVGDRPPLPWRTLWLVLPYPLIWLAVVLVRGATDGWVPYGFLLPERGQLALAGTVGGLLAALLAAGVLTWSVSRVPALLPRPAAPGR
- a CDS encoding DNA alkylation repair protein, whose protein sequence is MTSSAGSVIGELAAAADLAAHPNRHYTGTRGVLGVRMGTVFDIAKRNSGMPLAEVGRLLDEDPYESRMAAFCILDFQVRAARLPSGEREARYRLYLDRHDAIDAWDMVDRAAPRVVGMFLRERSRDPLFDLAVSADPLRRRTAMTAPLAYTRPLHRAGIADLLRIAEMLAADPDPLVNKPVGIALRHAGAVAPDAVREFLARMGPALPDRIRREVMKTLPASAE
- a CDS encoding dihydrofolate reductase family protein: MSEIVVQAFVTLDGVVQAPGGRDEDAESGFEHGGWQDRYHPDEDNEFVGEWESKTEALLLGRKTYEIFAGAWGVWDENADGLTGELTRRYNRVPKYVASNTLTTLDWKNSHLLGPDVPAAVAALRAQPGGEIRVWGSGDLIKTLAAHDLIDEYRLVVYPLVLGTGKRLFSEGFPLTQLTLTESRALPTGILVNTYRRRAAAEKGGG